Proteins co-encoded in one Macrobrachium rosenbergii isolate ZJJX-2024 chromosome 54, ASM4041242v1, whole genome shotgun sequence genomic window:
- the LOC136835064 gene encoding uncharacterized protein isoform X11 encodes MTSRVQESPFRETEWDQRLDRMLDDLKTTVGGEAELISPDVRSDSTLVSSFRSTSRNEGRSSSRGGSRSGSALGGGAGVEDGGHMKHSRREYRSPDSNTHVVTEKYEYDTGDSSKTSHYQKKVIKSTYSTFNSMNAGSLEDPPHLTKGPESPPQPSQPINTKGGEEGYVPTVDSSDTDTLGTDTMKTSKTVGSDYSTLGRLRKNINELDSLIDSLDESQQQHNAEPPPPVEVLNSAPPEPTENIGHDVPLVLEASELPPDDDEEIPSHAVTDDPSVVLTLAAAEAHSRTVSSTTQISSHSHTGTTVQQHQVMNRSTAPPNTMANGSLRSTDSSKYDGDDEMIDDSKSGEVRRIVWRNRFEKTYETQDSSKPPVVSIEDEARRRQLLQKQQITSTSTSTSTLSSPPQRGPVSPRLPQLQCAVYWPGMGVPPNVSPGGQSWKEPIPLPTPPQLSPREPGVAYIYTYGNTSGTGVQPLPPLNYVSVPGPSSVPPSEGAPSPTPSQLQGQPIIYHYSYHYTIQPGQPLPDGAPPPPPGMVLPGSPPALQVAPSSQPLPPQPAQPVTTTHLTQTSKPAHPGHPAHPGHPAHPGHPAHPGHPAQPTQPDQPSTVVNYSLHKHTTRTSSSTVNQRDTTTNVIHPGGYPGGVGPGGPGSPHSPGSPHGPSGPHSPAEPYGSISPKDKDGPDSPNYPSKPHGPDYGPGSPNGPTDPGQGHPGSISITINKTTTRTTHHTGYPGEPGRPYSPSDVPPVTSTPYPSRGRSVSPERPPVSNAPQHITYVTNIRSTHSDSLERVRRPRNETLPFPDTSPIKSGGDGKIPRRVDDLMTSFSDSEDGPGNGPTPRGPRRDPADEEPLLPQNNQIAVRAEADAKAVAEATPKRELTKNKAGPPVYYPPGHELFHETMHTMTLKESGRRGKAKWRMERAAGYKESSSHSETKGGMTMVPVCLPLCCGAACVVM; translated from the exons GAGTACATCACGAAACGAAGGGCGGAGTTCTTCGCGCGGAGGGTCAAGAAGCGGAAGCGCCCTTGGCGGAGGAGCAGGAGTGGAGGACGGAGGTCACATGAAGCACTCCAGGAGAGAGTACAGATCTCCCGACAGCAACACTCACGTCGTGACTGAGAAGTACGAGTACGATACGGGAGATTCCAGCAAG ACAAGTCACTACCAGAAGAAAGTGATCAAGTCCACGTATTCCACTTTCAATTCCATGAATGCTGGAAGCCTGGAGGACCCTCCTCACCTCACCAAAGGACCAGAATCCCCTCCCCAGCCCTCACAGCCTATCAACACTAAAG GTGGGGAGGAAGGCTATGTTCCAACTGTTGATTCCAGCGACACAGACACACTGGGAACAGATACCATGAAAACATCTAAAACCGTCGGATCCGATTACTCAACGCTTGGCAGGTTGCGGAAGAACATCAATGAACTTGACTCCTTGATCGATTCACTAGATGAATCCCAGCAGCAACACAATGCTGAGCCACCCCCTCCTGTTGAGGTTCTTAATTCTGCACCGCCTGAGCCCACTGAAAACATCGGACACGACGTACCCTTAGTTCTAGAAGCCTCTGAGCTTCCTCCAGATGATGACGAAGAAATCCCCAGTCATGCAGTTACCGATGATCCGTCCGTTGTATTGACTCTGGCTGCCGCTGAAGCCCATTCTCGTACCGTTAGTTCTACGACTCAAATTTCTTCTCATTCTCACACTGGTACCACTGTCCAACAACATCAAGTGATGAACCGTA GCACAGCCCCACCAAACACAATGGCCAATGGATCCCTCAGGTCTACTGACAGCAGTAAATATGA TGGTGACGATGAGATGATTGATGACTCAAAAAGTGGGGAAGTTCGTCGGATTGTTTGGCGCAACAGATTTGAGAAGACTTACGAAACTCAGGATTCTAGCAAGCCACCAGTG GTGAGTATTGAAGATGAAGCGAGACGCCGCCAGTTGCTCCAAAAACAGCAGATCACTTCTACTTCCACCTCCACATCTACCTTGTCCTCTCCTCCACAG CGTGGGCCGGTGTCGCCTCGCCTGCCGCAGCTGCAGTGTGCAGTATATTGGCCTGGCATGGGCGTTCCTCCCAAT GTGTCTCCAGGCGGACAGTCATGGAAAGAACCAATTCCTCTTCCAACTCCACCTCAACTATCTCCCCGGGAACCAGGAGTTGCTTACATCTATACATATGGGAATACTAGTGGAACAGGTGTTCAGCCTCTACCGCCACTCAATTACGTATCAGTTCCCGGACCATCCTCTGTGCCACCGAGTGAAGGTGCACCTTCACCAACTCCATCACAGCTTCAAGGACAGCCAATTATTTACCACTACTCTTATCACTATACTATTCAACCTGGCCAGCCTCTGCCTGATGgagcaccaccaccacccccaggAATGGTTCTACCTGGATCCCCACCAGCTCTTCAGGTAGCACCATCAAGCCAGCCCCTGCCACCACAACCTGCACAGCCTGTGACAACAACACATTTGACCCAGACCAGTAAGCCAGCTCATCCCGGTCACCCAGCTCATCCCGGTCACCCAGCTCATCCCGGTCACCCAGCTCATCCCGGTCACCCAGCTCAACCAACTCAGCCTGATCAGCCGTCAACGGTAGTTAATTACAgcttacataaacacacaactCGAACGAGCTCCTCTACAGTTAACCAGAGAGATACAACAACAAACGTTATTCATCCAGGGGGATACCCTGGGGGTGTTGGGCCCGGTGGGCCAGGTTCTCCACATAGTCCAGGTAGTCCTCACGGGCCAAGTGGCCCTCACAGTCCAGCTGAGCCCTATGGTTCAATCAGTCCAAAGGACAAAGATGGCCCTGACAGTCCAAATTATCCAAGCAAACCTCACGGTCCTGATTATGGTCCAGGTAGTCCTAATGGACCAACAGATCCTGGACAAGGACATCCTGGAAGCATTTCTATCACAATCAATAAAACTACAACTCGAACTACACATCATACAGGTTACCCAGGTGAACCAGGAAGGCCATACAGTCCCAGTGATGTACCTCCAGTCACTTCTACACCTTATCCAAGCAGGGGTCGCTCAGTCTCACCTGAAAGACCTCCAGTGAGTAATGCACCGCAACACATCACATATGTGACCAATATAAGATCAACCCATTCAGACTCCCTAGAACGTGTCAGAAGGCCAAGGAATGAGACTCTTCCTTTCCCAGACACTTCTCCAATAAAGTCAGGCGGTGATGGCAAGATTCCTCGCCGTGTTGATGATCTCATGACTTCCTTCTCAGATTCTGAG GATGGTCCAGGTAATGGGCCTACTCCAAGAGGTCCACGACGTGATCCTGCTGATGAGGAACCACTCCTACCGCAAAACAATCAG ATTGCGGTGAGGGCAGAGGCTGATGCCAAGGCTGTAGCAGAGGCCACTCCAAAGAGGGAACTCACCAAGAATAAAGCTGGACCACCTGTGTACTATCCTCCTGGACATGAGCTCTTCCATGAAACAATGCAC ACAATGACTCTGAAAGAAAGCGGTCGTAGAGGTAAGGCCAAGTGGAGAATGGAACGTGCTGCTGGTTACAAGGAGAGTTCCTCACACTCTGAGACTAAAGGAGGGATGACTATGGTGCCTGTGTGCCTACCTCTGTGCTGTGGTGCTGCCTGTGTTGTCATGTAA
- the LOC136835064 gene encoding uncharacterized protein isoform X22 has translation MDHRDPRDIILDRMLDDLKTTVGGEAELISPDVRSDSTLVSSFRSTSRNEGRSSSRGGSRSGSALGGGAGVEDGGHMKHSRREYRSPDSNTHVVTEKYEYDTGDSSKTSHYQKKVIKSTYSTFNSMNAGSLEDPPHLTKGPESPPQPSQPINTKVISASQKVANRLVDALATIGTAPPNTMANGSLRSTDSSKYDGDDEMIDDSKSGEVRRIVWRNRFEKTYETQDSSKPPVVSIEDEARRRQLLQKQQITSTSTSTSTLSSPPQRGPVSPRLPQLQCAVYWPGMGVPPNVSPGGQSWKEPIPLPTPPQLSPREPGVAYIYTYGNTSGTGVQPLPPLNYVSVPGPSSVPPSEGAPSPTPSQLQGQPIIYHYSYHYTIQPGQPLPDGAPPPPPGMVLPGSPPALQVAPSSQPLPPQPAQPVTTTHLTQTSKPAHPGHPAHPGHPAHPGHPAHPGHPAQPTQPDQPSTVVNYSLHKHTTRTSSSTVNQRDTTTNVIHPGGYPGGVGPGGPGSPHSPGSPHGPSGPHSPAEPYGSISPKDKDGPDSPNYPSKPHGPDYGPGSPNGPTDPGQGHPGSISITINKTTTRTTHHTGYPGEPGRPYSPSDVPPVTSTPYPSRGRSVSPERPPVSNAPQHITYVTNIRSTHSDSLERVRRPRNETLPFPDTSPIKSGGDGKIPRRVDDLMTSFSDSEHYIRRSVNEMTLRKHSPIPRKDKDGPGNGPTPRGPRRDPADEEPLLPQNNQIAVRAEADAKAVAEATPKRELTKNKAGPPVYYPPGHELFHETMHTMTLKESGRRGKAKWRMERAAGYKESSSHSETKGGMTMVPVCLPLCCGAACVVM, from the exons GAGTACATCACGAAACGAAGGGCGGAGTTCTTCGCGCGGAGGGTCAAGAAGCGGAAGCGCCCTTGGCGGAGGAGCAGGAGTGGAGGACGGAGGTCACATGAAGCACTCCAGGAGAGAGTACAGATCTCCCGACAGCAACACTCACGTCGTGACTGAGAAGTACGAGTACGATACGGGAGATTCCAGCAAG ACAAGTCACTACCAGAAGAAAGTGATCAAGTCCACGTATTCCACTTTCAATTCCATGAATGCTGGAAGCCTGGAGGACCCTCCTCACCTCACCAAAGGACCAGAATCCCCTCCCCAGCCCTCACAGCCTATCAACACTAAAG TGATCTCTGCATCCCAGAAAGTTGCAAACAGACTGGTAGATGCCCTGGCCACCATAG GCACAGCCCCACCAAACACAATGGCCAATGGATCCCTCAGGTCTACTGACAGCAGTAAATATGA TGGTGACGATGAGATGATTGATGACTCAAAAAGTGGGGAAGTTCGTCGGATTGTTTGGCGCAACAGATTTGAGAAGACTTACGAAACTCAGGATTCTAGCAAGCCACCAGTG GTGAGTATTGAAGATGAAGCGAGACGCCGCCAGTTGCTCCAAAAACAGCAGATCACTTCTACTTCCACCTCCACATCTACCTTGTCCTCTCCTCCACAG CGTGGGCCGGTGTCGCCTCGCCTGCCGCAGCTGCAGTGTGCAGTATATTGGCCTGGCATGGGCGTTCCTCCCAAT GTGTCTCCAGGCGGACAGTCATGGAAAGAACCAATTCCTCTTCCAACTCCACCTCAACTATCTCCCCGGGAACCAGGAGTTGCTTACATCTATACATATGGGAATACTAGTGGAACAGGTGTTCAGCCTCTACCGCCACTCAATTACGTATCAGTTCCCGGACCATCCTCTGTGCCACCGAGTGAAGGTGCACCTTCACCAACTCCATCACAGCTTCAAGGACAGCCAATTATTTACCACTACTCTTATCACTATACTATTCAACCTGGCCAGCCTCTGCCTGATGgagcaccaccaccacccccaggAATGGTTCTACCTGGATCCCCACCAGCTCTTCAGGTAGCACCATCAAGCCAGCCCCTGCCACCACAACCTGCACAGCCTGTGACAACAACACATTTGACCCAGACCAGTAAGCCAGCTCATCCCGGTCACCCAGCTCATCCCGGTCACCCAGCTCATCCCGGTCACCCAGCTCATCCCGGTCACCCAGCTCAACCAACTCAGCCTGATCAGCCGTCAACGGTAGTTAATTACAgcttacataaacacacaactCGAACGAGCTCCTCTACAGTTAACCAGAGAGATACAACAACAAACGTTATTCATCCAGGGGGATACCCTGGGGGTGTTGGGCCCGGTGGGCCAGGTTCTCCACATAGTCCAGGTAGTCCTCACGGGCCAAGTGGCCCTCACAGTCCAGCTGAGCCCTATGGTTCAATCAGTCCAAAGGACAAAGATGGCCCTGACAGTCCAAATTATCCAAGCAAACCTCACGGTCCTGATTATGGTCCAGGTAGTCCTAATGGACCAACAGATCCTGGACAAGGACATCCTGGAAGCATTTCTATCACAATCAATAAAACTACAACTCGAACTACACATCATACAGGTTACCCAGGTGAACCAGGAAGGCCATACAGTCCCAGTGATGTACCTCCAGTCACTTCTACACCTTATCCAAGCAGGGGTCGCTCAGTCTCACCTGAAAGACCTCCAGTGAGTAATGCACCGCAACACATCACATATGTGACCAATATAAGATCAACCCATTCAGACTCCCTAGAACGTGTCAGAAGGCCAAGGAATGAGACTCTTCCTTTCCCAGACACTTCTCCAATAAAGTCAGGCGGTGATGGCAAGATTCCTCGCCGTGTTGATGATCTCATGACTTCCTTCTCAGATTCTGAG CATTACATTAGGCGCTCTGTGAATGAAATGACCTTAAGAAAACATTCCCCCATTCCAAGGAAAGACAAG GATGGTCCAGGTAATGGGCCTACTCCAAGAGGTCCACGACGTGATCCTGCTGATGAGGAACCACTCCTACCGCAAAACAATCAG ATTGCGGTGAGGGCAGAGGCTGATGCCAAGGCTGTAGCAGAGGCCACTCCAAAGAGGGAACTCACCAAGAATAAAGCTGGACCACCTGTGTACTATCCTCCTGGACATGAGCTCTTCCATGAAACAATGCAC ACAATGACTCTGAAAGAAAGCGGTCGTAGAGGTAAGGCCAAGTGGAGAATGGAACGTGCTGCTGGTTACAAGGAGAGTTCCTCACACTCTGAGACTAAAGGAGGGATGACTATGGTGCCTGTGTGCCTACCTCTGTGCTGTGGTGCTGCCTGTGTTGTCATGTAA
- the LOC136835064 gene encoding arginine-glutamic acid dipeptide repeats protein-like isoform X27: MTSRVQESPFRETEWDQRLDRMLDDLKTTVGGEAELISPDVRSDSTLVSSFRSTSRNEGRSSSRGGSRSGSALGGGAGVEDGGHMKHSRREYRSPDSNTHVVTEKYEYDTGDSSKTSHYQKKVIKSTYSTFNSMNAGSLEDPPHLTKGPESPPQPSQPINTKVISASQKVANRLVDALATIGTAPPNTMANGSLRSTDSSKYDGDDEMIDDSKSGEVRRIVWRNRFEKTYETQDSSKPPVVSIEDEARRRQLLQKQQITSTSTSTSTLSSPPQVSPGGQSWKEPIPLPTPPQLSPREPGVAYIYTYGNTSGTGVQPLPPLNYVSVPGPSSVPPSEGAPSPTPSQLQGQPIIYHYSYHYTIQPGQPLPDGAPPPPPGMVLPGSPPALQVAPSSQPLPPQPAQPVTTTHLTQTSKPAHPGHPAHPGHPAHPGHPAHPGHPAQPTQPDQPSTVVNYSLHKHTTRTSSSTVNQRDTTTNVIHPGGYPGGVGPGGPGSPHSPGSPHGPSGPHSPAEPYGSISPKDKDGPDSPNYPSKPHGPDYGPGSPNGPTDPGQGHPGSISITINKTTTRTTHHTGYPGEPGRPYSPSDVPPVTSTPYPSRGRSVSPERPPVSNAPQHITYVTNIRSTHSDSLERVRRPRNETLPFPDTSPIKSGGDGKIPRRVDDLMTSFSDSEHYIRRSVNEMTLRKHSPIPRKDKDGPGNGPTPRGPRRDPADEEPLLPQNNQIAVRAEADAKAVAEATPKRELTKNKAGPPVYYPPGHELFHETMHTMTLKESGRRGKAKWRMERAAGYKESSSHSETKGGMTMVPVCLPLCCGAACVVM; encoded by the exons GAGTACATCACGAAACGAAGGGCGGAGTTCTTCGCGCGGAGGGTCAAGAAGCGGAAGCGCCCTTGGCGGAGGAGCAGGAGTGGAGGACGGAGGTCACATGAAGCACTCCAGGAGAGAGTACAGATCTCCCGACAGCAACACTCACGTCGTGACTGAGAAGTACGAGTACGATACGGGAGATTCCAGCAAG ACAAGTCACTACCAGAAGAAAGTGATCAAGTCCACGTATTCCACTTTCAATTCCATGAATGCTGGAAGCCTGGAGGACCCTCCTCACCTCACCAAAGGACCAGAATCCCCTCCCCAGCCCTCACAGCCTATCAACACTAAAG TGATCTCTGCATCCCAGAAAGTTGCAAACAGACTGGTAGATGCCCTGGCCACCATAG GCACAGCCCCACCAAACACAATGGCCAATGGATCCCTCAGGTCTACTGACAGCAGTAAATATGA TGGTGACGATGAGATGATTGATGACTCAAAAAGTGGGGAAGTTCGTCGGATTGTTTGGCGCAACAGATTTGAGAAGACTTACGAAACTCAGGATTCTAGCAAGCCACCAGTG GTGAGTATTGAAGATGAAGCGAGACGCCGCCAGTTGCTCCAAAAACAGCAGATCACTTCTACTTCCACCTCCACATCTACCTTGTCCTCTCCTCCACAG GTGTCTCCAGGCGGACAGTCATGGAAAGAACCAATTCCTCTTCCAACTCCACCTCAACTATCTCCCCGGGAACCAGGAGTTGCTTACATCTATACATATGGGAATACTAGTGGAACAGGTGTTCAGCCTCTACCGCCACTCAATTACGTATCAGTTCCCGGACCATCCTCTGTGCCACCGAGTGAAGGTGCACCTTCACCAACTCCATCACAGCTTCAAGGACAGCCAATTATTTACCACTACTCTTATCACTATACTATTCAACCTGGCCAGCCTCTGCCTGATGgagcaccaccaccacccccaggAATGGTTCTACCTGGATCCCCACCAGCTCTTCAGGTAGCACCATCAAGCCAGCCCCTGCCACCACAACCTGCACAGCCTGTGACAACAACACATTTGACCCAGACCAGTAAGCCAGCTCATCCCGGTCACCCAGCTCATCCCGGTCACCCAGCTCATCCCGGTCACCCAGCTCATCCCGGTCACCCAGCTCAACCAACTCAGCCTGATCAGCCGTCAACGGTAGTTAATTACAgcttacataaacacacaactCGAACGAGCTCCTCTACAGTTAACCAGAGAGATACAACAACAAACGTTATTCATCCAGGGGGATACCCTGGGGGTGTTGGGCCCGGTGGGCCAGGTTCTCCACATAGTCCAGGTAGTCCTCACGGGCCAAGTGGCCCTCACAGTCCAGCTGAGCCCTATGGTTCAATCAGTCCAAAGGACAAAGATGGCCCTGACAGTCCAAATTATCCAAGCAAACCTCACGGTCCTGATTATGGTCCAGGTAGTCCTAATGGACCAACAGATCCTGGACAAGGACATCCTGGAAGCATTTCTATCACAATCAATAAAACTACAACTCGAACTACACATCATACAGGTTACCCAGGTGAACCAGGAAGGCCATACAGTCCCAGTGATGTACCTCCAGTCACTTCTACACCTTATCCAAGCAGGGGTCGCTCAGTCTCACCTGAAAGACCTCCAGTGAGTAATGCACCGCAACACATCACATATGTGACCAATATAAGATCAACCCATTCAGACTCCCTAGAACGTGTCAGAAGGCCAAGGAATGAGACTCTTCCTTTCCCAGACACTTCTCCAATAAAGTCAGGCGGTGATGGCAAGATTCCTCGCCGTGTTGATGATCTCATGACTTCCTTCTCAGATTCTGAG CATTACATTAGGCGCTCTGTGAATGAAATGACCTTAAGAAAACATTCCCCCATTCCAAGGAAAGACAAG GATGGTCCAGGTAATGGGCCTACTCCAAGAGGTCCACGACGTGATCCTGCTGATGAGGAACCACTCCTACCGCAAAACAATCAG ATTGCGGTGAGGGCAGAGGCTGATGCCAAGGCTGTAGCAGAGGCCACTCCAAAGAGGGAACTCACCAAGAATAAAGCTGGACCACCTGTGTACTATCCTCCTGGACATGAGCTCTTCCATGAAACAATGCAC ACAATGACTCTGAAAGAAAGCGGTCGTAGAGGTAAGGCCAAGTGGAGAATGGAACGTGCTGCTGGTTACAAGGAGAGTTCCTCACACTCTGAGACTAAAGGAGGGATGACTATGGTGCCTGTGTGCCTACCTCTGTGCTGTGGTGCTGCCTGTGTTGTCATGTAA
- the LOC136835064 gene encoding arginine-glutamic acid dipeptide repeats protein-like isoform X32: protein MTSRVQESPFRETEWDQRLDRMLDDLKTTVGGEAELISPDVRSDSTLVSSFRSTSRNEGRSSSRGGSRSGSALGGGAGVEDGGHMKHSRREYRSPDSNTHVVTEKYEYDTGDSSKTSHYQKKVIKSTYSTFNSMNAGSLEDPPHLTKGPESPPQPSQPINTKGTAPPNTMANGSLRSTDSSKYDGDDEMIDDSKSGEVRRIVWRNRFEKTYETQDSSKPPVVSIEDEARRRQLLQKQQITSTSTSTSTLSSPPQVSPGGQSWKEPIPLPTPPQLSPREPGVAYIYTYGNTSGTGVQPLPPLNYVSVPGPSSVPPSEGAPSPTPSQLQGQPIIYHYSYHYTIQPGQPLPDGAPPPPPGMVLPGSPPALQVAPSSQPLPPQPAQPVTTTHLTQTSKPAHPGHPAHPGHPAHPGHPAHPGHPAQPTQPDQPSTVVNYSLHKHTTRTSSSTVNQRDTTTNVIHPGGYPGGVGPGGPGSPHSPGSPHGPSGPHSPAEPYGSISPKDKDGPDSPNYPSKPHGPDYGPGSPNGPTDPGQGHPGSISITINKTTTRTTHHTGYPGEPGRPYSPSDVPPVTSTPYPSRGRSVSPERPPVSNAPQHITYVTNIRSTHSDSLERVRRPRNETLPFPDTSPIKSGGDGKIPRRVDDLMTSFSDSEHYIRRSVNEMTLRKHSPIPRKDKDGPGNGPTPRGPRRDPADEEPLLPQNNQIAVRAEADAKAVAEATPKRELTKNKAGPPVYYPPGHELFHETMHTMTLKESGRRGKAKWRMERAAGYKESSSHSETKGGMTMVPVCLPLCCGAACVVM, encoded by the exons GAGTACATCACGAAACGAAGGGCGGAGTTCTTCGCGCGGAGGGTCAAGAAGCGGAAGCGCCCTTGGCGGAGGAGCAGGAGTGGAGGACGGAGGTCACATGAAGCACTCCAGGAGAGAGTACAGATCTCCCGACAGCAACACTCACGTCGTGACTGAGAAGTACGAGTACGATACGGGAGATTCCAGCAAG ACAAGTCACTACCAGAAGAAAGTGATCAAGTCCACGTATTCCACTTTCAATTCCATGAATGCTGGAAGCCTGGAGGACCCTCCTCACCTCACCAAAGGACCAGAATCCCCTCCCCAGCCCTCACAGCCTATCAACACTAAAG GCACAGCCCCACCAAACACAATGGCCAATGGATCCCTCAGGTCTACTGACAGCAGTAAATATGA TGGTGACGATGAGATGATTGATGACTCAAAAAGTGGGGAAGTTCGTCGGATTGTTTGGCGCAACAGATTTGAGAAGACTTACGAAACTCAGGATTCTAGCAAGCCACCAGTG GTGAGTATTGAAGATGAAGCGAGACGCCGCCAGTTGCTCCAAAAACAGCAGATCACTTCTACTTCCACCTCCACATCTACCTTGTCCTCTCCTCCACAG GTGTCTCCAGGCGGACAGTCATGGAAAGAACCAATTCCTCTTCCAACTCCACCTCAACTATCTCCCCGGGAACCAGGAGTTGCTTACATCTATACATATGGGAATACTAGTGGAACAGGTGTTCAGCCTCTACCGCCACTCAATTACGTATCAGTTCCCGGACCATCCTCTGTGCCACCGAGTGAAGGTGCACCTTCACCAACTCCATCACAGCTTCAAGGACAGCCAATTATTTACCACTACTCTTATCACTATACTATTCAACCTGGCCAGCCTCTGCCTGATGgagcaccaccaccacccccaggAATGGTTCTACCTGGATCCCCACCAGCTCTTCAGGTAGCACCATCAAGCCAGCCCCTGCCACCACAACCTGCACAGCCTGTGACAACAACACATTTGACCCAGACCAGTAAGCCAGCTCATCCCGGTCACCCAGCTCATCCCGGTCACCCAGCTCATCCCGGTCACCCAGCTCATCCCGGTCACCCAGCTCAACCAACTCAGCCTGATCAGCCGTCAACGGTAGTTAATTACAgcttacataaacacacaactCGAACGAGCTCCTCTACAGTTAACCAGAGAGATACAACAACAAACGTTATTCATCCAGGGGGATACCCTGGGGGTGTTGGGCCCGGTGGGCCAGGTTCTCCACATAGTCCAGGTAGTCCTCACGGGCCAAGTGGCCCTCACAGTCCAGCTGAGCCCTATGGTTCAATCAGTCCAAAGGACAAAGATGGCCCTGACAGTCCAAATTATCCAAGCAAACCTCACGGTCCTGATTATGGTCCAGGTAGTCCTAATGGACCAACAGATCCTGGACAAGGACATCCTGGAAGCATTTCTATCACAATCAATAAAACTACAACTCGAACTACACATCATACAGGTTACCCAGGTGAACCAGGAAGGCCATACAGTCCCAGTGATGTACCTCCAGTCACTTCTACACCTTATCCAAGCAGGGGTCGCTCAGTCTCACCTGAAAGACCTCCAGTGAGTAATGCACCGCAACACATCACATATGTGACCAATATAAGATCAACCCATTCAGACTCCCTAGAACGTGTCAGAAGGCCAAGGAATGAGACTCTTCCTTTCCCAGACACTTCTCCAATAAAGTCAGGCGGTGATGGCAAGATTCCTCGCCGTGTTGATGATCTCATGACTTCCTTCTCAGATTCTGAG CATTACATTAGGCGCTCTGTGAATGAAATGACCTTAAGAAAACATTCCCCCATTCCAAGGAAAGACAAG GATGGTCCAGGTAATGGGCCTACTCCAAGAGGTCCACGACGTGATCCTGCTGATGAGGAACCACTCCTACCGCAAAACAATCAG ATTGCGGTGAGGGCAGAGGCTGATGCCAAGGCTGTAGCAGAGGCCACTCCAAAGAGGGAACTCACCAAGAATAAAGCTGGACCACCTGTGTACTATCCTCCTGGACATGAGCTCTTCCATGAAACAATGCAC ACAATGACTCTGAAAGAAAGCGGTCGTAGAGGTAAGGCCAAGTGGAGAATGGAACGTGCTGCTGGTTACAAGGAGAGTTCCTCACACTCTGAGACTAAAGGAGGGATGACTATGGTGCCTGTGTGCCTACCTCTGTGCTGTGGTGCTGCCTGTGTTGTCATGTAA